From Elephas maximus indicus isolate mEleMax1 chromosome 25, mEleMax1 primary haplotype, whole genome shotgun sequence, the proteins below share one genomic window:
- the BMP2 gene encoding bone morphogenetic protein 2 isoform X1 produces the protein MGGVRHLAQELGTLHSLKRPRFSPSDKARRVLQARSTMVAGTRCLLALLLPQVLLGGAAGLIPELARRKFAAAWGRSSSQPSDDVLSEFELRLLSMFGLKQRPTPSRDAVVPPYMLDLYRRHSGQPGARTPDQRLEKAASRANTVRSFHHEESLEELPETSGKTARRFFFNLTSIPTEEFITSAELQVFREQVQEALGNNSSFHHRINIYEIIKPAPTNSKFPVIRLLDTRLVNQNASRWESFDVTPAVMRWTTQGHVNHGFVVEVTHLEENQGVSKRHVRISRSLHQDEDSWSQIRPLLVTFGHDGKGHPLHKREKRQAKHKQRKRLKSSCKRHPLYVDFSDVGWNDWIVAPPGYHAFYCHGECPFPLADHLNSTNHAIVQTLVNSVNSKIPKACCVPTELSAISMLYLDENEKVVLKNYQDMVVEGCGCR, from the exons ATGGGAGGAGTAAGGCATCTGGCTCAGGAACTAGGGACGCTCCATTCCCTCAAACGTCCGCGCTTCAGCCCCTCTGACAAAGCCCGGCGAGTGTTGCAAGCCAG GTCGACCATGGTGGCCGGGACCCGCTGTCTTCTAGCGTTGCTGCTTCCCCAGGTCCTCCTGGGCGGCGCGGCCGGCCTCATTCCTGAGCTGGCCCGCAGGAAGTTCGCGGCGGCGTGGGGCCGTTCCTCATCCCAGCCCTCGGACGACGTCCTGAGCGAGTTCGAGTTGCGGCTGCTCAGTATGTTCGGCCTGAAGCAGAGACCCACCCCCAGCAGGGACGCCGTGGTGCCCCCCTACATGCTGGACTTGTACCGCCGGCACTCAGGCCAGCCGGGCGCGCGCACCCCGGACCAGCGGCTGGAAAAGGCAGCCAGCCGCGCCAACACGGTGCGCAGCTTCCACCACGAAG AATCTTTGGAAGAACTTCCAGAAACAAGTGGGAAAACAGCCCGGCGATTCTTCTTTAACTTGACATCTATCCCCACCGAGGAGTTTATCACGTCAGCAGAGCTTCAGGTTTTTCGGGAACAGGTGCAGGAAGCTTTGGGAAACAACAGCAGTTTCCATCACCGAATTAATATTTATGAAATTATAAAACCTGCACCCACCAACTCGAAATTCCCTGTGATCAGACTTTTGGACACCAGGCTGGTGAATCAGAATGCAAGCAGGTGGGAAAGCTTCGATGTCACGCCCGCTGTGATGCGGTGGACCACACAGGGCCACGTCAATCATGGCTTCGTGGTGGAAGTGACCCACTTAGAGGAGAATCAGGGTGTCTCCAAGAGGCACGTCAGGATTAGCAGGTCTTTGCACCAAGATGAAGACAGCTGGTCACAGATAAGGCCGTTGCTAGTAACGTTTGGCCACGATGGAAAAGGACATCCTCTCCacaaaagagaaaagcgtcaggcGAAACACAAACAGCGGAAACGCCTTAAGTCCAGTTGTAAGAGACACCCTTTGTACGTGGACTTCAGTGACGTGGGGTGGAATGACTGGATTGTGGCACCGCCGGGGTATCACGCCTTTTACTGCCATGGGGAATGCCCTTTCCCCCTGGCCGATCACCTGAACTCCACTAATCACGCCATCGTTCAGACGTTGGTCAATTCAGTTAACTCTAAGATTCCTAAGGCGTGCTGTGTTCCAACAGAACTCAGTGCTATCTCCATGCTGTACCTTGATGAGAATGAAAAGGTTGTATTAAAGAACTATCAGGACATGGTTGTGGAGGGATGTGGGTGTCGTTAG
- the BMP2 gene encoding bone morphogenetic protein 2 isoform X2: MVAGTRCLLALLLPQVLLGGAAGLIPELARRKFAAAWGRSSSQPSDDVLSEFELRLLSMFGLKQRPTPSRDAVVPPYMLDLYRRHSGQPGARTPDQRLEKAASRANTVRSFHHEESLEELPETSGKTARRFFFNLTSIPTEEFITSAELQVFREQVQEALGNNSSFHHRINIYEIIKPAPTNSKFPVIRLLDTRLVNQNASRWESFDVTPAVMRWTTQGHVNHGFVVEVTHLEENQGVSKRHVRISRSLHQDEDSWSQIRPLLVTFGHDGKGHPLHKREKRQAKHKQRKRLKSSCKRHPLYVDFSDVGWNDWIVAPPGYHAFYCHGECPFPLADHLNSTNHAIVQTLVNSVNSKIPKACCVPTELSAISMLYLDENEKVVLKNYQDMVVEGCGCR, from the exons ATGGTGGCCGGGACCCGCTGTCTTCTAGCGTTGCTGCTTCCCCAGGTCCTCCTGGGCGGCGCGGCCGGCCTCATTCCTGAGCTGGCCCGCAGGAAGTTCGCGGCGGCGTGGGGCCGTTCCTCATCCCAGCCCTCGGACGACGTCCTGAGCGAGTTCGAGTTGCGGCTGCTCAGTATGTTCGGCCTGAAGCAGAGACCCACCCCCAGCAGGGACGCCGTGGTGCCCCCCTACATGCTGGACTTGTACCGCCGGCACTCAGGCCAGCCGGGCGCGCGCACCCCGGACCAGCGGCTGGAAAAGGCAGCCAGCCGCGCCAACACGGTGCGCAGCTTCCACCACGAAG AATCTTTGGAAGAACTTCCAGAAACAAGTGGGAAAACAGCCCGGCGATTCTTCTTTAACTTGACATCTATCCCCACCGAGGAGTTTATCACGTCAGCAGAGCTTCAGGTTTTTCGGGAACAGGTGCAGGAAGCTTTGGGAAACAACAGCAGTTTCCATCACCGAATTAATATTTATGAAATTATAAAACCTGCACCCACCAACTCGAAATTCCCTGTGATCAGACTTTTGGACACCAGGCTGGTGAATCAGAATGCAAGCAGGTGGGAAAGCTTCGATGTCACGCCCGCTGTGATGCGGTGGACCACACAGGGCCACGTCAATCATGGCTTCGTGGTGGAAGTGACCCACTTAGAGGAGAATCAGGGTGTCTCCAAGAGGCACGTCAGGATTAGCAGGTCTTTGCACCAAGATGAAGACAGCTGGTCACAGATAAGGCCGTTGCTAGTAACGTTTGGCCACGATGGAAAAGGACATCCTCTCCacaaaagagaaaagcgtcaggcGAAACACAAACAGCGGAAACGCCTTAAGTCCAGTTGTAAGAGACACCCTTTGTACGTGGACTTCAGTGACGTGGGGTGGAATGACTGGATTGTGGCACCGCCGGGGTATCACGCCTTTTACTGCCATGGGGAATGCCCTTTCCCCCTGGCCGATCACCTGAACTCCACTAATCACGCCATCGTTCAGACGTTGGTCAATTCAGTTAACTCTAAGATTCCTAAGGCGTGCTGTGTTCCAACAGAACTCAGTGCTATCTCCATGCTGTACCTTGATGAGAATGAAAAGGTTGTATTAAAGAACTATCAGGACATGGTTGTGGAGGGATGTGGGTGTCGTTAG